In Mastigocladopsis repens PCC 10914, a single window of DNA contains:
- a CDS encoding ABC transporter ATP-binding protein, with amino-acid sequence MSTSKPLKKFDTGSRRRENDWRLFLRLVPYARHHGQLLALAILLLIPIAVANAVQPLLIGQVISLIRNEPSTYEFLKNRPLLQGLNIIEVLLLITITVRLIFTGFQGYLVQKVGQQITAEIRQDLFHHVTSLAVRFFDRTPVGKLITRLTSDVEVLGDVFSTGAIGIVSDVFSMLVILGFMFSLQWQLAFLLLMVLFPVAGIIIYFQQQYRKANYKVREELSALNSQLQENIVGINIVQLFQREKFNAELFRANNQRYVKDVDDTIFYDSAVSSTLEWIALIAIAGVLWVGGYLLLQENLTFGILSAFILYAQRLFDPLRQFAEKFTVIQAGFTAIERVSEILDEPIEIRDRSNPRFSLFDSTLGYIKEITANPESPTDNSQPELGEIRFEHVWFAYKDNDYVIKNLNFTIHPGEKIALVGPTGAGKSSIIRLLCRLYEPNKGRILVDGVDIREIPQAELRRYMAVILQEGFLFAGDVKSNITLGDIYSFEEIQQAAQKTNIAQFIELLPQGYDSQLRERGTNLSSGQKQLLAFARAAIRDPQILILDEATANLDVGTEALIQEALNKLLVRRTAIIIAHRLSTIRNVDRIFVLKHGELVEQGSHEELLHTGGIYATLHNLQMLGT; translated from the coding sequence ATGAGCACTTCCAAACCCCTAAAAAAATTTGACACAGGTTCCCGTCGCCGTGAAAACGACTGGCGGTTATTTTTGCGTTTAGTACCTTATGCCCGTCATCATGGACAATTACTAGCGCTTGCCATTTTGCTGCTGATACCCATAGCAGTCGCTAACGCTGTGCAACCACTCCTTATTGGACAGGTTATCTCCCTCATTCGCAATGAACCAAGTACCTATGAGTTTCTCAAGAATCGCCCGTTGTTACAGGGGCTAAATATTATCGAAGTCTTGTTGCTGATAACGATAACTGTACGACTCATATTTACTGGGTTTCAGGGTTATTTAGTACAGAAGGTAGGGCAGCAAATTACTGCCGAAATTCGCCAAGACTTGTTTCATCATGTTACATCTTTAGCAGTGCGTTTTTTTGACAGAACACCTGTAGGTAAATTAATCACCAGGCTTACTAGTGATGTGGAAGTCTTGGGTGATGTGTTTTCCACTGGAGCAATTGGCATTGTATCAGATGTCTTCTCCATGCTGGTGATTCTCGGTTTTATGTTTTCTCTCCAGTGGCAACTTGCTTTTTTGCTGCTGATGGTGTTATTTCCGGTTGCTGGTATTATAATATACTTTCAACAGCAGTACCGCAAAGCTAATTACAAGGTAAGGGAAGAACTTTCTGCACTGAATTCTCAGCTACAAGAGAATATTGTTGGCATTAATATTGTGCAATTGTTCCAGAGGGAAAAATTCAATGCAGAGTTGTTTCGAGCTAACAATCAGCGTTACGTCAAAGATGTGGATGATACCATCTTTTATGATTCAGCGGTTTCGTCAACACTGGAATGGATTGCTTTAATTGCCATTGCAGGTGTTTTATGGGTAGGTGGTTATTTACTCCTGCAAGAGAACTTGACTTTTGGCATATTATCAGCATTTATATTGTATGCCCAACGATTATTTGACCCTTTACGGCAATTTGCGGAAAAATTCACTGTCATTCAAGCTGGTTTCACCGCTATAGAACGCGTGAGTGAGATTTTAGATGAACCGATAGAAATACGCGATCGCAGTAATCCAAGATTCTCACTTTTTGATTCTACACTGGGTTACATAAAAGAAATAACTGCCAATCCTGAATCCCCAACCGATAATTCACAACCTGAACTTGGAGAAATCCGATTTGAACACGTCTGGTTTGCGTATAAAGACAATGATTATGTGATCAAGAATTTGAACTTTACCATTCATCCTGGAGAGAAAATAGCATTAGTAGGTCCTACAGGTGCGGGTAAAAGTTCCATCATCCGTCTTTTGTGTCGCCTTTACGAACCGAACAAAGGACGCATTTTGGTGGACGGCGTAGATATCCGGGAAATACCCCAAGCAGAACTGCGGCGTTACATGGCTGTAATTTTGCAAGAAGGCTTTTTGTTTGCTGGTGATGTTAAAAGTAACATTACCTTAGGGGACATCTATAGTTTTGAGGAAATCCAACAAGCAGCACAGAAAACGAATATCGCCCAGTTTATTGAACTCCTACCCCAAGGTTATGATAGCCAACTTAGAGAACGGGGTACAAATCTTTCTAGCGGTCAAAAGCAACTTTTAGCATTTGCGCGTGCTGCGATTCGCGATCCACAAATTTTGATTCTGGATGAAGCAACTGCTAATCTAGATGTAGGAACAGAAGCTTTAATTCAAGAAGCTTTAAACAAACTTTTAGTCAGACGTACCGCCATCATTATTGCTCATCGTCTGTCCACCATTCGCAATGTAGATCGAATTTTTGTGCTAAAGCACGGAGAATTAGTAGAACAGGGAAGTCATGAAGAGTTGCTGCACACAGGAGGAATATACGCCACTTTGCACAACTTGCAGATGTTAGGAACCTAA
- a CDS encoding hybrid sensor histidine kinase/response regulator, whose product MKVLLVEDNPGDVRLLQEFLWDVSSVQFYLKQAQQLDEALRFLEQERFDVILLDLLLPDSQGLDTFIKIHHRASAIPIIVLTGFDDETLATKAMQEGAQDYLVKGQVNGDLLVRSMRYAIERQRTEEALRQSEERFRVALKNSPIVVFNQDKELRYTWVYNPAFGLTAEEMLGKRDSDLIGAEDAQRLLAIKSRVLTTGIGTREEVSITTAQGTRYYELTVEPLYNDSQEVVGITCAGIDISERQAALRERQAALRERKLAEQKIREQAALLDVTTDAIFVRDLDNCILFWNKGAENLYGWQAQEACGKIASKLLHKEQPPEVEAAFSTVISKGQWQGEITKMTKNGKEILVGSRWTLVCDEQGKPKSILSVDTDITEKKLLEAQLFRAQRLESIGTLASGIAHDLNNILTPILAVAQLLPLKFPNLYKQDKHLLEILEDSAKRGADLVKQVLSFARGVEGKRMTLQVKHLIREVVKILKQTFPKSIEVCIEIAQDLWLVSGDGTQLHQVLMNLCVNARDAMPNGGTLSISAENVFIDENYARMHLEAKTGYYTLITVSDTGIGIPPEIIDRIFEPFFTTKEQGKGTGLGLSTVIGIVKSHGGFVNVYSEVGSGTSFKIYLPAVQGIETQPAQEIEVLAGHGELILVVDDEPSIQEITKVSLETYNYKILIANDGIEAIAIYAQHKNEISAVLIDMMLPVLDGLTAMRTMQKINPQVKIIATSGLMSSSKLTAAIGNGVKTFLSKPYTVKELLHTLQMVLS is encoded by the coding sequence ATGAAAGTTTTATTAGTAGAAGATAATCCTGGTGATGTCCGTCTGTTGCAGGAGTTTTTATGGGATGTCAGTTCTGTTCAGTTTTATCTCAAGCAGGCGCAGCAATTGGACGAGGCGCTACGCTTTTTAGAGCAAGAACGCTTTGATGTCATTCTGCTAGACCTCTTACTTCCAGATAGCCAGGGACTGGATACCTTTATCAAAATTCATCATCGGGCAAGTGCCATTCCTATCATCGTGTTAACAGGTTTTGATGATGAAACATTGGCAACTAAGGCTATGCAAGAGGGAGCACAAGATTATTTGGTCAAGGGACAGGTGAATGGTGATTTACTGGTGCGCTCAATGCGCTATGCAATTGAGCGTCAGCGAACAGAGGAAGCTCTGCGACAGAGTGAAGAGCGATTTCGGGTAGCTCTAAAAAACTCGCCGATTGTTGTTTTCAACCAGGACAAGGAGTTACGCTACACCTGGGTTTATAACCCTGCATTTGGGTTGACGGCTGAAGAGATGTTGGGTAAACGGGACTCAGATCTCATTGGTGCTGAAGATGCTCAACGTCTCTTGGCTATCAAAAGTCGTGTACTCACCACCGGGATCGGAACCCGAGAGGAAGTCTCTATCACCACTGCACAAGGAACTCGATATTACGAGTTAACTGTAGAGCCATTGTATAATGACTCGCAAGAAGTTGTAGGCATCACCTGCGCTGGTATTGACATCAGCGAACGGCAAGCTGCACTGCGTGAACGGCAAGCCGCGCTGCGCGAACGCAAACTTGCTGAACAGAAAATTCGCGAGCAGGCGGCTTTGCTTGATGTCACCACGGATGCCATTTTTGTGCGAGATTTAGACAACTGCATCTTATTCTGGAACAAAGGTGCAGAAAATTTGTACGGATGGCAAGCTCAAGAAGCGTGTGGCAAAATTGCTAGCAAGCTTTTGCATAAGGAACAGCCACCAGAAGTGGAAGCTGCTTTTTCAACGGTTATCAGCAAAGGTCAGTGGCAAGGCGAGATCACTAAAATGACTAAAAATGGGAAGGAAATTTTAGTAGGAAGCCGCTGGACATTAGTCTGTGATGAACAAGGAAAGCCCAAATCAATTCTTAGCGTTGACACAGATATCACCGAGAAAAAACTATTGGAAGCGCAATTGTTTCGCGCTCAACGTTTGGAAAGTATCGGTACTTTAGCGAGTGGTATCGCTCACGATCTGAACAACATCCTAACGCCGATTTTAGCAGTGGCTCAACTGTTACCCCTCAAATTCCCTAACCTGTACAAGCAAGATAAACACTTGCTGGAAATACTAGAAGACAGCGCCAAACGTGGAGCCGACCTTGTCAAGCAGGTTTTGTCATTTGCGCGAGGCGTGGAAGGAAAGCGCATGACCTTACAAGTCAAACACCTGATTAGGGAAGTCGTAAAGATTCTTAAACAGACCTTCCCTAAATCGATTGAAGTGTGTATTGAAATAGCACAAGACTTGTGGTTGGTTTCTGGAGATGGGACACAACTTCATCAGGTGCTGATGAACCTTTGTGTTAATGCTCGCGATGCTATGCCCAATGGCGGGACTTTAAGTATCTCTGCCGAAAATGTGTTTATTGATGAAAACTATGCTCGGATGCATTTAGAAGCCAAAACCGGATATTATACATTGATAACTGTTTCAGATACTGGAATTGGTATTCCTCCTGAAATAATCGATAGAATTTTTGAGCCATTTTTCACAACCAAAGAACAAGGTAAAGGAACGGGACTGGGGCTTTCCACTGTTATTGGCATTGTTAAAAGTCACGGTGGTTTTGTGAACGTCTATAGTGAAGTGGGATCTGGCACGAGTTTTAAGATTTACTTACCAGCAGTACAGGGAATAGAAACACAGCCAGCACAAGAGATAGAGGTTCTGGCGGGACATGGAGAATTAATCCTGGTTGTGGATGATGAACCCTCAATTCAAGAAATTACCAAAGTTTCGTTAGAAACATACAATTACAAAATTCTGATTGCTAATGATGGCATTGAGGCGATCGCCATCTACGCCCAACATAAGAACGAAATTAGTGCTGTGTTGATTGATATGATGTTGCCCGTGTTGGATGGTTTAACTGCCATGCGTACCATGCAAAAAATCAACCCACAAGTCAAAATTATTGCTACTAGCGGGCTGATGTCTAGCAGTAAGCTGACAGCAGCAATTGGCAATGGTGTCAAAACATTTTTGTCGAAGCCCTATACGGTCAAGGAATTATTGCACACTTTACAGATGGTTCTCAGTTAA
- a CDS encoding response regulator: MPIEVLLVEDNPGDVQLTRIAFEDSKISVNLNVVVDGVEAMAFLRKQENYADMHTPDIILLDFNLPKKDGREVLAEIKADETLRRIPVVVLTTSGAEEDVLRAYNLCANCYITKPVDFDQFVKIVHSIENFWFTVVKLPPE; this comes from the coding sequence ATGCCTATTGAGGTTTTGCTAGTAGAAGACAACCCTGGCGATGTGCAGTTAACCCGCATAGCCTTTGAAGATAGCAAAATCTCCGTGAACCTGAATGTCGTGGTCGATGGCGTCGAGGCTATGGCATTCTTGCGTAAACAGGAAAATTATGCTGATATGCACACCCCTGACATCATCCTGCTAGATTTCAATCTACCCAAAAAAGACGGGCGAGAGGTGCTGGCAGAAATTAAAGCGGATGAAACCCTTAGGCGAATTCCTGTGGTTGTTCTGACAACATCTGGGGCTGAAGAAGATGTCTTGAGAGCTTACAACCTTTGTGCTAACTGCTATATCACTAAGCCTGTTGACTTTGACCAGTTTGTCAAAATTGTCCATTCTATAGAGAACTTTTGGTTCACTGTTGTCAAGTTACCACCGGAGTGA
- a CDS encoding GAF domain-containing protein, whose amino-acid sequence MIVMTHNEAARLEALRQYQILDTEPEEAYDNIAQLAAFICGTPIVLVNFIDENRQWFKAKIGLDVPEMPRCVGLSYLCQERRDVVVISDTLADERFANNSVVVSYPYVRFYAGVPLITPKGDMVGTLCAIDQVPRELSHKQVEALVALARQVISELELRRNLAEVSRFAEELKHTEEKLAHSENLLRTIIESEPECVKLLAKDGTLLEMNPAGLAMIEADSLNQVQGNCIYPIVAPEHRQGFIELTESVFEGESGILEFEIIGFKGTRRWLETHAVPLRDSDREIIALLAVTRDITERKRTEAFLRESEQRLKLALQAAKLGSWELDLKTEELSVSNQCKANFGLPPEAEFSYRVLHKHIHPDDLAYMQESVQQALEQRKDYEAEYRNIWHDGSVHWVMSRGSGIYNADGSPTRMMGVTLDITERKQAEEELKRQNKRSQVFSEISLKIRQSLQIEEILQTAVTEVQKLLHADRVLIFRRWGDGSGTVVQEAVLPGFPVVLGKNLHDPCFEKDYQEPYRQGRVSAMAQSACPFRAIANLETANIQVCHKEFLAQFGVKANLVVPILQRDNLWGLLIAHQCERPRNWSNMEIELLQQLANQIGIALSQAQLLEQETRQRQELARSNAELEQFAYVASHDLQEPLRMVGSYLQLLERRYKDNLDDRANEFIDYAVDGARRMQTLINDLLSYSRVSTRGQPFKPVDCNAVLNNALANLKVAIEESGAIITRDTLPEVMADATQLTQLFQNLIGNAIKFRSQQQPQIHIGVERTEEKWRFAVRDNGIGIEPQYAERIFVIFQRLHTRDKYPGTGIGLAICKKIVERHGGSICIESQPQHGATFFFTIPDRAVNRL is encoded by the coding sequence ATGATTGTAATGACTCATAACGAAGCAGCGAGACTTGAAGCCCTCCGCCAATATCAAATTCTTGACACTGAACCCGAAGAAGCCTACGACAATATTGCTCAGTTAGCTGCCTTTATTTGTGGGACTCCCATAGTCCTAGTCAATTTTATTGATGAAAACCGCCAGTGGTTTAAGGCAAAAATAGGTTTGGATGTGCCAGAAATGCCCCGCTGTGTAGGATTATCTTACCTTTGCCAAGAGCGACGGGATGTGGTAGTTATTTCTGATACTTTGGCTGATGAACGGTTTGCCAATAATTCAGTAGTTGTGTCATATCCATATGTGCGATTTTATGCAGGTGTCCCCCTGATTACCCCAAAGGGAGACATGGTGGGGACTCTTTGCGCGATTGACCAAGTCCCACGGGAACTGAGCCACAAACAAGTGGAAGCGCTTGTGGCGCTAGCTCGCCAGGTGATTAGTGAACTGGAGCTTAGGCGTAATTTAGCTGAGGTGTCCCGTTTTGCTGAGGAACTTAAGCATACGGAGGAAAAATTGGCACACAGCGAAAACCTTCTCCGTACAATCATTGAGTCAGAACCGGAATGTGTAAAATTGCTTGCCAAAGACGGCACGCTGCTGGAGATGAATCCGGCTGGACTGGCGATGATTGAAGCTGATTCCCTAAATCAGGTGCAGGGAAACTGTATCTATCCCATAGTTGCTCCTGAGCATCGTCAAGGTTTTATAGAATTGACCGAAAGCGTTTTTGAGGGCGAATCAGGAATACTGGAGTTTGAAATTATTGGATTCAAGGGCACCCGTCGCTGGTTGGAAACCCACGCCGTCCCCCTCCGTGATTCTGATAGAGAAATTATTGCCTTGCTAGCAGTGACGCGCGACATCACTGAACGCAAGCGAACTGAGGCATTTTTGCGCGAGAGTGAACAACGTCTGAAGCTGGCATTACAGGCTGCTAAACTCGGTTCTTGGGAGCTAGATTTGAAAACAGAAGAGTTGTCTGTCTCTAACCAATGCAAAGCAAACTTTGGTCTACCCCCGGAAGCTGAATTTTCTTACAGGGTGCTGCATAAACATATCCATCCAGACGATCTCGCCTACATGCAGGAGTCTGTGCAACAAGCCCTGGAGCAACGCAAAGATTATGAAGCAGAGTACCGAAATATTTGGCACGATGGCAGTGTTCACTGGGTCATGTCACGAGGTAGTGGAATTTACAATGCTGATGGTAGTCCTACTCGCATGATGGGTGTCACGCTGGACATCACCGAGCGCAAGCAAGCAGAAGAGGAGTTAAAGCGTCAAAATAAACGTTCTCAAGTGTTTTCCGAAATCAGCCTCAAAATTCGTCAATCTTTACAAATTGAGGAAATTCTACAAACCGCAGTCACCGAAGTCCAAAAACTGCTGCACGCTGACCGAGTTCTGATCTTTCGGCGGTGGGGAGATGGTTCGGGAACTGTGGTGCAAGAGGCAGTGCTGCCAGGTTTTCCTGTAGTCTTGGGAAAAAATCTCCACGACCCTTGCTTTGAAAAAGACTATCAAGAACCGTATCGTCAGGGGAGAGTGAGTGCGATGGCGCAAAGCGCCTGCCCTTTTAGGGCGATCGCCAATCTTGAAACAGCAAACATTCAAGTTTGTCATAAAGAATTTCTTGCACAGTTTGGTGTAAAAGCTAACCTCGTTGTACCGATTCTGCAAAGAGATAACCTGTGGGGTTTGCTGATTGCCCATCAGTGTGAGCGTCCTCGAAATTGGAGCAACATGGAAATTGAGTTGTTGCAACAGTTGGCAAACCAAATAGGCATTGCTCTATCTCAAGCGCAACTTTTGGAACAAGAAACCCGCCAACGTCAGGAACTGGCTCGTTCCAATGCCGAATTAGAACAATTTGCCTACGTTGCTTCTCATGACTTGCAAGAACCGTTGCGAATGGTGGGGAGTTACTTGCAGCTATTGGAACGACGATACAAAGACAATCTTGATGATAGGGCAAATGAGTTCATTGACTACGCTGTAGACGGAGCACGCCGGATGCAGACTCTGATCAATGACTTGTTGAGCTATTCGCGTGTCAGTACCCGTGGTCAGCCCTTTAAGCCAGTTGATTGTAATGCTGTGCTGAACAACGCTCTAGCTAATCTCAAAGTTGCTATTGAAGAAAGTGGCGCAATCATCACCCGCGATACTTTACCCGAAGTGATGGCGGACGCCACGCAACTGACGCAGTTGTTTCAAAACCTGATTGGCAATGCCATCAAGTTCCGCAGTCAACAGCAGCCCCAAATCCATATTGGGGTGGAACGCACAGAGGAAAAATGGCGATTTGCAGTGCGCGATAATGGAATTGGTATCGAACCCCAGTATGCCGAGCGGATTTTTGTTATTTTTCAGCGCTTACACACAAGAGATAAGTATCCTGGCACTGGCATTGGGTTAGCAATATGTAAGAAAATTGTGGAACGACACGGCGGAAGCATTTGCATTGAGTCGCAACCGCAACATGGTGCAACTTTCTTCTTTACAATTCCTGATAGAGCCGTAAACCGATTGTGA